One Mesorhizobium loti genomic window carries:
- a CDS encoding transcriptional regulator: MATPLDLTLLKTFVAVVESGSLSNAAPRVGRSQSAVSMQMQRLEEMVGNQLLVRGPRSVTPNAIGEDFLIYARRLLKLSDEAWASVTRPKETGSVRLGVPDDYAAFLLPPVLSRFAEDHPLVTVELICEQSTALVKTLAEGRLDLAIVTRLPDQPLDVIRLERFVWVASPNHVAWQADPLPVALFEPGCAARMSVLQALGEADRSYRCTYSSASLLGLIAVVQAGLAVAGLAQRSVPQSLRIIGANEGLPALPDLEVGILRNPLSTTPAVDRLYDFLRRDLAQQT; the protein is encoded by the coding sequence ATGGCTACTCCGCTTGACCTCACCCTCCTGAAAACCTTCGTCGCCGTCGTCGAGAGCGGCAGCCTGTCCAATGCGGCACCTCGAGTCGGCCGCAGCCAGTCGGCGGTCTCAATGCAGATGCAGCGGCTGGAGGAGATGGTGGGCAACCAGCTTCTGGTGCGCGGCCCCCGATCCGTGACGCCCAACGCCATCGGCGAGGACTTTCTCATCTATGCGCGCCGGCTGCTGAAGCTGTCGGACGAGGCCTGGGCGAGCGTCACGCGGCCGAAGGAGACGGGCAGCGTCCGTCTTGGCGTGCCGGACGACTATGCCGCCTTCCTTCTGCCGCCTGTCCTGTCGCGCTTTGCCGAGGATCACCCGCTGGTAACGGTGGAGCTGATCTGCGAACAATCGACCGCGCTGGTGAAAACCCTGGCGGAAGGGCGGCTCGACCTGGCGATCGTCACTCGTTTGCCGGACCAGCCGCTCGACGTCATCCGGCTGGAACGTTTCGTCTGGGTCGCCTCGCCAAACCATGTCGCCTGGCAGGCCGATCCCTTACCCGTCGCGCTGTTCGAGCCCGGCTGCGCCGCCAGGATGAGCGTCCTGCAGGCGCTCGGCGAAGCCGACCGATCCTACCGTTGCACCTATTCCAGCGCCTCCCTGCTTGGTCTGATCGCGGTCGTGCAGGCAGGGCTCGCCGTCGCTGGCCTCGCCCAGCGCAGCGTGCCCCAGTCGCTGCGCATTATCGGTGCCAATGAAGGGCTTCCCGCACTGCCGGATCTCGAAGTCGGCATCCTGCGCAACCCGCTGTCGACGACGCCGGCGGTCGATCGGCTGTATGATTTCCTGCGCCGCGACCTCGCGCAGCAGACCTGA
- a CDS encoding glycine betaine/L-proline ABC transporter ATP-binding protein, translating to MTVAVDFKNVDIVFGADQAGSLAMIDKGATRAEILEKTGNVLGCAGASLTVHEGEISVLMGLSGSGKSTLLRAVNRLNVVSRGQVLVKDGDKIVDVVTCDEPTLRRLRQKQVAMVFQQFGLLPWRTVEENVGLGLELAGVPDAERKERVHKQLKLVNLDQWSKKYAHELSGGMQQRVGLARAFATEAPILLMDEPFSALDPLIRTKLQDELLQLQAELKKTIIFVSHDLEEALKIGSHITIMEGGRIVQTGAPEDIVLRPANDYVRDFIANVNPLSVLTAWNVMRDSRDLDHGDNGWVWLDRRKTTRFKIDEHGLVAAAERDGKPAVWVSCADVEAQSEEAAQVFWANPGTSLKTVMLAMHRSQTAPVALFDDQSRFVGAIGIRDVLSAVLRR from the coding sequence ATGACCGTCGCCGTCGATTTCAAGAACGTCGATATCGTCTTCGGCGCCGATCAGGCAGGCTCGCTGGCCATGATCGACAAGGGAGCCACGCGCGCCGAGATCCTCGAGAAGACCGGCAATGTGCTGGGCTGTGCCGGCGCCAGCCTGACCGTGCATGAGGGTGAGATCTCGGTGCTGATGGGCCTGTCGGGCTCCGGCAAGTCGACGCTGCTTCGGGCCGTCAACCGGCTCAACGTGGTGTCGCGCGGCCAGGTACTGGTCAAGGACGGCGACAAGATTGTCGACGTGGTCACTTGCGACGAGCCGACCTTGCGGCGCCTGCGCCAGAAGCAGGTGGCGATGGTGTTCCAGCAGTTCGGCCTGCTGCCATGGCGCACGGTCGAGGAAAATGTCGGCCTCGGCCTCGAACTTGCCGGCGTGCCGGACGCCGAACGCAAGGAGCGCGTGCACAAGCAGCTCAAACTGGTCAATCTCGACCAGTGGTCGAAGAAATACGCCCACGAGCTGTCGGGCGGCATGCAGCAGCGTGTCGGCCTGGCGCGGGCCTTCGCCACCGAGGCGCCGATCCTGCTGATGGACGAGCCGTTCTCGGCGCTCGACCCGTTGATCCGCACCAAGCTGCAGGACGAATTGCTGCAGCTGCAGGCGGAGCTGAAGAAGACCATCATCTTCGTCAGCCACGACCTGGAAGAGGCGCTGAAGATCGGCAGCCACATCACCATCATGGAGGGCGGGCGCATCGTCCAGACCGGCGCGCCGGAAGACATCGTGCTGCGCCCCGCCAACGACTATGTCCGCGACTTCATCGCCAATGTGAACCCGCTGTCGGTGCTCACCGCCTGGAACGTCATGCGCGACAGCCGCGACCTCGACCACGGCGACAATGGCTGGGTGTGGCTCGACCGCCGCAAGACGACGCGCTTCAAGATCGATGAGCACGGGCTGGTGGCGGCGGCGGAACGCGACGGCAAGCCGGCGGTGTGGGTGTCCTGCGCCGATGTCGAGGCTCAGTCCGAGGAAGCGGCGCAGGTGTTCTGGGCCAATCCCGGCACGTCGCTGAAAACCGTGATGCTGGCCATGCACCGTTCGCAGACGGCACCCGTGGCGCTGTTCGACGACCAGTCCCGCTTCGTCGGCGCCATCGGTATCAGGGATGTGCTGAGCGCGGTGTTGCGGCGGTAA
- a CDS encoding thymidine kinase, translating into MAKLYFHYATMNAGKTTMLLQASYNYRERGMTTMLFVAGHYRKGDSGLISSRIGLETEAEMFRDGDDLFARVAEHHDHTTVHCVFVDEAQFLEEEQVWQLARIADRLNIPVMCYGLRTDFQGKLFSGSRALLAIADDLREVRTICRCGRKATMVVRLGADGKVARQGEQVAIGKDVYVSLCRRHWEEEMGRAAPDDFIGFMKS; encoded by the coding sequence ATGGCCAAGCTCTATTTCCACTACGCGACGATGAATGCCGGCAAGACGACGATGCTCTTGCAGGCCTCGTACAATTATCGCGAGCGCGGCATGACGACGATGCTGTTCGTCGCCGGCCACTACCGCAAGGGCGACAGCGGCTTGATCTCGTCGCGCATCGGGCTGGAGACCGAGGCCGAGATGTTCCGCGACGGCGACGATTTGTTCGCCCGCGTCGCCGAGCATCACGATCATACGACGGTGCATTGCGTCTTCGTCGACGAGGCCCAATTCCTCGAGGAGGAGCAGGTCTGGCAATTGGCCCGCATCGCCGACCGGCTGAACATCCCGGTGATGTGCTACGGCCTGCGCACCGATTTCCAGGGCAAGCTGTTTTCCGGCTCGCGCGCGCTGCTGGCCATCGCCGACGATCTGCGCGAGGTGCGCACCATCTGCCGCTGCGGCCGCAAGGCGACGATGGTGGTGCGCCTCGGCGCCGACGGCAAGGTGGCCCGCCAGGGCGAACAGGTGGCGATCGGCAAGGATGTCTATGTCTCGCTCTGCCGCCGCCACTGGGAAGAAGAAATGGGCCGCGCCGCGCCCGACGATTTCATCGGCTTCATGAAATCCTGA
- a CDS encoding transmembrane protein, translating into MLDPIVNFFTRIFQWIGRGIGLLIGVILWPFLWAGRWYTQRGWILKAVVGLALLVLIGLYANFFYATQWWNNFNPNYPDTYTFEKRNVSAGEQVAAGTGTDTAKTCGNSGIAQIAADLTDFNVNQNAWISSMILYKLGLFGIDWDNTPWMDNKASFQRGINQAVRRTATELADNLGRVRTTSQIDADLQDARGNLQFDEYTWYFGVSPFGPKTPTPSYYRDAVRKLRSFNARLATCQATFDARADNLKQYIDRIASDIGSTSAILKERAENHNNGWFDTRADDRYWFAYGQLYAYYGLMKGAQADFEDVIKEKHLQSLWDTMDAQFVSALRIQPFIIANGREDGWLLPTHLTTMGFYILRVRSNMVEISNVLTQ; encoded by the coding sequence ATGCTCGATCCGATCGTGAACTTCTTCACCCGGATTTTCCAATGGATCGGCCGCGGCATCGGCCTTCTGATCGGCGTCATCCTGTGGCCGTTCCTGTGGGCGGGCCGCTGGTACACGCAGCGTGGCTGGATCCTCAAGGCCGTGGTCGGCCTCGCCCTGCTGGTGCTGATCGGCCTCTATGCCAACTTCTTCTACGCCACCCAGTGGTGGAACAATTTCAATCCGAACTATCCGGACACCTACACGTTCGAGAAGCGCAATGTTTCCGCCGGCGAGCAGGTGGCCGCCGGAACGGGCACCGACACCGCGAAAACCTGCGGCAACTCCGGCATTGCCCAGATCGCCGCCGACCTGACCGACTTCAACGTCAACCAGAACGCCTGGATCTCGTCGATGATCCTCTACAAGCTCGGCCTGTTCGGCATCGACTGGGACAACACGCCGTGGATGGACAACAAGGCCTCTTTCCAGCGCGGCATCAACCAGGCGGTGCGACGCACCGCAACCGAGCTCGCCGACAATCTCGGCCGCGTGCGCACGACCTCGCAGATCGATGCCGATCTGCAGGATGCCCGCGGAAATCTGCAGTTCGACGAATACACCTGGTATTTCGGCGTCAGCCCGTTCGGCCCGAAGACGCCGACGCCAAGCTATTATCGCGACGCCGTGCGCAAGCTGCGCTCGTTCAACGCCCGGCTTGCCACCTGCCAAGCCACTTTCGACGCCCGCGCCGACAATCTGAAGCAGTATATCGACCGCATCGCGTCCGACATCGGCTCGACTTCCGCCATCCTCAAGGAGCGCGCCGAAAACCACAACAATGGCTGGTTCGACACCCGCGCCGACGACCGCTACTGGTTCGCCTACGGCCAGCTCTATGCCTATTACGGCCTGATGAAGGGTGCCCAGGCCGATTTCGAGGACGTCATCAAGGAAAAGCACCTGCAGAGCTTGTGGGACACGATGGACGCGCAATTCGTTTCGGCGCTGCGCATCCAGCCCTTCATCATCGCCAACGGCCGCGAGGATGGCTGGCTGCTGCCGACGCATCTGACGACGATGGGCTTTTACATCCTGCGCGTGCGCTCCAACATGGTCGAAATCAGCAACGTGCTGACGCAGTAG
- a CDS encoding two-component sensor histidine kinase, producing MRRLLPQTLPAWVLLIVIAGLLISQVATLYIVARDRAVANDVVDLYRLNDRAFSLVQLMSSATPEERKATAAGLFNSTYALTVSDTPAVTSSIAGDDELAELEDILVGRLSKFGVTDARVRRDPATREADDASTVSGPDIGQVERDLLVLAADFAQSDKLTASLRFADGQWLNFTEPITPVGPILSFDSLPLYSLIAGLVVVMSIWSLRRLTAPYRMMETAVNRIGKDLKSPPIAESGSREVQAAARAINAMQKRLREYVEDREHLAAALAHDLRTPMTRMRLRLELLRKSAVREALAHDLADVESIASSVIDFATFEVNEEKTERIDFWSFVESIADPYPEVSFDNDDARSRGLICIARPVALRRCVTNLVQNAITYGKKAHLSLHRSDGTITLTIRDEGPGIPQAQIDAVFGSFVRLEQSRNRQTGGLGLGLTIARNIARAAGGEIRLSNHPDGGLLTELRLPLAA from the coding sequence ATGAGACGTCTCCTGCCGCAGACCTTGCCTGCCTGGGTGCTGCTGATCGTCATTGCCGGGCTTTTGATCAGCCAGGTCGCGACCCTCTACATCGTGGCGCGCGACCGCGCCGTCGCCAATGACGTGGTCGACCTCTACCGCCTCAACGACCGCGCCTTCTCGCTGGTGCAGCTGATGAGCAGCGCCACGCCCGAGGAGCGCAAGGCCACCGCGGCGGGACTGTTCAACTCGACTTATGCGCTGACCGTCTCGGACACGCCCGCCGTCACCTCCTCGATCGCCGGCGACGACGAACTGGCTGAACTCGAAGACATCCTGGTCGGCCGGCTGTCGAAGTTCGGCGTCACCGACGCGCGCGTGCGGCGCGACCCGGCGACGCGCGAGGCCGACGACGCCAGCACCGTATCCGGCCCCGATATCGGCCAGGTCGAGCGCGACCTTCTGGTGCTGGCCGCCGATTTCGCCCAGAGCGACAAGCTGACGGCCTCTTTGCGCTTCGCCGACGGCCAGTGGCTGAACTTCACCGAGCCGATCACGCCGGTCGGCCCGATCCTGAGCTTCGACAGCCTGCCGCTCTATTCGCTGATCGCCGGCCTGGTGGTGGTCATGTCGATCTGGTCGCTGCGCCGGCTGACCGCGCCTTACCGGATGATGGAAACCGCCGTGAACCGGATCGGCAAGGATTTGAAGAGCCCACCGATCGCCGAGTCGGGCAGCCGCGAGGTGCAGGCTGCAGCCAGGGCAATCAACGCCATGCAGAAGAGGCTGCGCGAATATGTCGAGGACCGCGAACATCTGGCCGCCGCACTCGCGCATGATCTGCGCACACCGATGACGCGGATGCGGCTGCGCCTCGAACTCTTGCGCAAATCGGCGGTTCGCGAGGCGCTGGCGCATGATCTCGCCGACGTCGAGAGCATCGCCAGTTCCGTGATCGACTTCGCCACTTTCGAGGTCAACGAGGAAAAGACCGAGCGCATCGACTTCTGGTCGTTCGTGGAATCGATCGCCGACCCCTACCCGGAGGTCTCGTTCGACAATGACGATGCCCGTTCGCGTGGCCTGATCTGCATCGCGCGGCCGGTGGCACTCAGGCGCTGCGTTACCAATCTGGTACAGAACGCCATCACCTACGGCAAGAAGGCGCATCTCAGCCTGCACCGCTCGGACGGCACGATCACGCTCACCATCCGCGACGAAGGCCCAGGCATACCGCAGGCCCAGATCGATGCCGTGTTCGGCTCCTTCGTGCGCCTCGAACAGTCGCGCAACCGCCAGACCGGCGGCCTTGGCCTCGGCCTCACCATCGCCCGCAACATCGCGCGCGCCGCCGGCGGCGAAATCCGCCTGTCCAACCACCCGGACGGCGGATTGCTGACGGAGCTGCGCCTGCCGCTGGCGGCCTGA
- a CDS encoding ABC transporter permease: MDPISQFMIDHKIPIGAWGKAFFGFLTDNFDTIFRAFSNGLNFILDGLVNVLLLVPPVLLALVIAIIAWLLQRSRPLAIGVFLGLIFIINQNLWKQTVQTLVLVVAAAAMAMAIGVPLGIWAAHKPKVYRIMLPVLDLMQTLPTFVYLIPVLTLFGLGNAPGLIVTIIFVIPTAVRLTHLGVVSVPKSIIEAGEAFGATKSQLLWKVELPSALPTIMAGLTQSIMLSLSMVVFAALIGAGGLGTEINRALGSRRIDLGLEAGLAIVVLAIVLDRMTRIGVGGKK; encoded by the coding sequence ATGGATCCGATTTCGCAATTCATGATCGATCACAAGATCCCGATAGGCGCCTGGGGCAAGGCGTTCTTCGGCTTCCTTACCGACAATTTCGATACCATCTTCAGGGCCTTCTCCAATGGCCTCAACTTCATCCTCGACGGGCTGGTCAACGTCCTGCTGCTGGTGCCGCCGGTGCTGCTGGCACTGGTCATCGCGATCATTGCATGGCTGCTGCAGCGCTCGCGGCCGCTCGCCATCGGCGTCTTCCTCGGCCTGATCTTCATCATCAACCAGAACCTGTGGAAGCAGACGGTGCAGACGCTGGTGCTGGTCGTCGCCGCCGCCGCCATGGCCATGGCCATCGGCGTGCCGCTCGGCATCTGGGCGGCGCACAAGCCGAAGGTCTATCGCATCATGCTGCCGGTGCTCGACCTGATGCAGACGCTGCCGACCTTCGTCTACCTGATCCCGGTGCTGACGCTGTTCGGCCTCGGCAACGCGCCCGGCCTCATCGTCACCATCATCTTCGTCATCCCGACCGCGGTCAGGCTCACCCATCTCGGTGTCGTCTCGGTGCCGAAGTCGATCATCGAGGCCGGTGAGGCGTTCGGCGCCACCAAAAGCCAGCTTCTGTGGAAGGTGGAACTGCCTTCGGCGCTGCCGACCATCATGGCGGGCCTGACGCAGTCGATCATGCTGTCGCTGTCGATGGTGGTGTTCGCGGCCCTCATCGGCGCCGGTGGGCTGGGTACCGAAATCAACCGCGCGCTCGGCTCTCGCCGCATCGATCTCGGGCTTGAAGCCGGCCTCGCCATCGTCGTGCTTGCCATCGTGCTCGACCGAATGACCCGCATTGGCGTTGGAGGCAAGAAATGA
- a CDS encoding AAA+ family ATPase: MDTGLTTIPEASIEKHRAMAQSFITRIVVLEDPSRESGTALAGTNRRFVSTVSVGSVRRTREVELTKTVGAVHPDDQLLTIPQHTLLFRARRGTAIALAVSDVFAEGSDLESLQAKNTRAPLEGDEASAFKKLLSASAYISAFSLASYLSQLIDSDGEAPNDIPEPDFLFDTPQDAVKSILAGLDKAIAGSKDDADLTTRARAFARVAIDGLLARKGRFDGIGPFENAHIRIDADDFTLDGFDVAPGKRSKPLVMTFKKPEEVVGNHIAKYQSVKLAKMLMAYDFERELNPFVELGGFLFTFIGDGAPGTGKTTLIQMIAGLVNGYCQVAGYPFSYENFGVDQISSYQGKSGQNCRQFINNVLNPRVIGFGTIDDIDQVAARRSDDRASAGQQEITGVLMDAFAGASTVVRGNCSFGMFSNYPENVDDALRQRAGARWLVDGPQTRDDYIDIFVLLAGKNHEIPLGKHELYAAQEIQRAVEEAYEEHEKPQEDGLMKVYERYMKENGAPKTMADIGTYLHLIKDAEPRFTGRAIKNVTDAIKMRAMDIELPDDWFEKPEAFMHKTYDEKKAMIEDLRGPFSMDMVMQEINRYADSEFRYSDKSDAAAVEKLLRDARLRERAAREMEEMKKKGNWNA; the protein is encoded by the coding sequence ATGGACACCGGCCTGACCACCATCCCGGAAGCGTCGATCGAGAAGCACCGCGCCATGGCGCAAAGCTTCATCACCCGCATCGTCGTGCTGGAGGATCCCTCACGCGAATCCGGCACGGCACTGGCCGGCACCAACCGGCGCTTCGTCTCCACCGTCTCGGTCGGCTCGGTGCGCCGCACGCGCGAGGTCGAGCTCACGAAGACCGTCGGCGCTGTCCATCCCGACGACCAGTTGCTGACCATCCCGCAGCACACGCTTTTGTTTCGCGCCCGGCGCGGCACGGCGATCGCGCTCGCCGTATCGGATGTTTTCGCCGAAGGTTCCGACCTTGAAAGCCTGCAAGCGAAAAACACCCGCGCCCCGCTCGAGGGCGACGAGGCATCGGCCTTCAAGAAGCTCCTGTCCGCCTCGGCCTACATCTCGGCCTTCAGCCTGGCGTCCTATCTGTCCCAGCTGATCGACAGCGACGGCGAGGCACCCAACGACATCCCCGAGCCCGACTTCCTGTTCGACACGCCGCAGGATGCGGTGAAGTCGATCCTTGCCGGCCTCGACAAGGCGATAGCGGGCTCGAAGGACGATGCCGACCTGACGACCCGGGCGCGCGCCTTCGCCCGCGTTGCCATCGACGGGCTGCTGGCCAGAAAAGGCCGTTTCGACGGCATCGGTCCGTTCGAGAACGCTCATATCCGCATCGATGCCGACGATTTCACCCTCGACGGTTTCGACGTCGCGCCGGGCAAGCGCTCCAAGCCGCTGGTGATGACCTTCAAGAAGCCCGAAGAGGTCGTCGGCAACCACATCGCCAAATACCAGTCGGTCAAGCTCGCCAAGATGCTGATGGCCTATGATTTCGAGCGCGAGCTGAACCCGTTCGTCGAACTCGGCGGCTTCCTGTTCACCTTCATCGGCGACGGCGCGCCCGGCACCGGCAAGACGACGCTGATCCAGATGATTGCCGGCCTCGTCAACGGCTATTGCCAGGTCGCCGGCTATCCCTTCTCCTATGAGAATTTCGGCGTCGACCAGATCTCGTCCTATCAGGGCAAATCCGGCCAGAACTGCCGCCAGTTCATCAACAATGTCTTGAACCCGCGCGTCATCGGCTTCGGCACAATCGACGACATCGACCAGGTGGCGGCGCGCCGCTCCGACGATCGCGCCTCGGCCGGCCAGCAGGAAATCACCGGCGTCCTGATGGATGCCTTTGCCGGCGCCTCAACCGTGGTGCGCGGCAATTGCTCCTTCGGCATGTTTTCCAACTATCCCGAAAATGTCGACGACGCGCTGCGTCAGCGCGCCGGCGCCCGCTGGCTGGTCGACGGCCCGCAGACCCGCGACGACTATATCGACATCTTCGTGCTGCTGGCCGGCAAGAACCACGAGATCCCTCTGGGCAAGCACGAGCTCTACGCCGCGCAGGAAATCCAGCGCGCCGTCGAGGAGGCCTACGAGGAGCACGAAAAGCCGCAGGAAGACGGCCTGATGAAGGTGTATGAGCGCTACATGAAGGAGAATGGCGCGCCCAAGACCATGGCCGACATCGGCACCTACCTGCACCTGATCAAGGATGCCGAGCCGCGCTTCACCGGCCGCGCCATCAAGAACGTCACCGACGCCATCAAGATGCGCGCCATGGACATCGAGCTTCCCGACGACTGGTTCGAGAAGCCGGAAGCCTTCATGCACAAGACCTATGACGAGAAGAAAGCCATGATCGAGGACCTGCGCGGCCCGTTCTCGATGGACATGGTGATGCAGGAGATCAACCGCTACGCCGACTCGGAGTTCCGCTATTCCGACAAGTCCGACGCCGCCGCGGTGGAGAAGCTTTTGCGCGACGCGCGGCTGCGTGAGCGGGCGGCGCGCGAGATGGAGGAGATGAAGAAGAAGGGCAATTGGAATGCGTGA
- a CDS encoding cytochrome C2 — MLRAVSSASLLLIATSIAAHAGGDPVQGKHVFNRCIACHEAASDRDKVGPHLKGVVGRTAGTAESFLGHYSEAMKGAGAAGLVWDEANLAEYLRAPKLKVPGNKMAFGGLTNDDDIANVIAYLKADPKP, encoded by the coding sequence ATGCTTCGAGCCGTTTCCTCAGCCAGCCTTCTTCTCATTGCCACCTCGATTGCCGCCCATGCCGGCGGCGACCCCGTGCAAGGCAAGCACGTTTTCAACCGCTGCATCGCCTGCCATGAGGCGGCCAGCGACCGCGACAAGGTCGGCCCGCATCTCAAGGGTGTGGTCGGACGCACCGCTGGCACCGCGGAAAGCTTCCTTGGCCATTATTCCGAGGCAATGAAGGGCGCGGGCGCCGCCGGTCTTGTCTGGGACGAGGCAAATCTTGCTGAGTATCTCCGGGCCCCCAAGCTCAAGGTTCCTGGCAACAAAATGGCGTTTGGCGGCCTGACCAATGATGACGACATCGCCAATGTCATCGCCTATCTGAAGGCCGATCCGAAGCCCTGA
- a CDS encoding ABC transporter binding protein gives MSRMNSFAAGLGLAALLSTSAAFAGDAASCKTVRLSDVGWTDIQATTGVASVLLTALGYEPKVIQLSVPVTMASLKNKDLDVFLGNWMPSMTNDIKDYTADGSVETISTNLTGAGYGIVVPTYVADAGVKSLTDLGKFKDKFNGKIYGIEAGNDGNRIILDMIKNPKDNLDGFELVESSEAGMLTQAEQSMKNNEWIAFLGWTPHPVMGAMKITYLDGMGDSGFGAATVFTNVRKGYTTECPNAGKFIANLKFNLDMEGQMMDAILKGGDAATVATDWLKKNPDAVKPWLAGVTTFDGGDAAAAVKTALGS, from the coding sequence ATGTCGCGTATGAATTCCTTCGCCGCCGGCCTCGGCCTGGCGGCTTTGTTGTCGACGAGCGCCGCCTTCGCCGGCGACGCCGCAAGCTGCAAGACCGTGCGTCTTTCCGATGTCGGCTGGACCGACATCCAGGCGACCACCGGGGTTGCCTCGGTGCTGCTCACCGCGCTCGGCTACGAGCCGAAGGTGATCCAGCTGTCGGTGCCGGTGACCATGGCTTCGCTGAAGAACAAGGACCTCGATGTCTTCCTCGGCAACTGGATGCCGTCGATGACCAACGACATCAAGGATTACACCGCCGATGGCTCGGTCGAGACCATCAGCACGAACCTGACCGGCGCCGGCTATGGCATCGTCGTGCCGACCTATGTCGCGGATGCCGGCGTCAAGTCGCTGACCGACCTTGGCAAGTTCAAGGACAAGTTCAACGGCAAGATCTACGGCATCGAAGCCGGCAATGACGGCAACCGCATCATCCTCGACATGATCAAGAACCCGAAGGACAATCTCGACGGCTTCGAGCTGGTCGAATCCTCGGAGGCCGGCATGCTGACCCAGGCCGAGCAGTCGATGAAGAACAATGAGTGGATCGCCTTCCTCGGCTGGACGCCGCATCCGGTGATGGGCGCCATGAAGATCACCTATCTCGACGGCATGGGCGACAGCGGCTTCGGCGCCGCCACCGTGTTCACCAATGTGCGCAAGGGCTACACCACCGAGTGCCCGAACGCCGGCAAGTTCATCGCCAATTTGAAGTTCAATCTGGACATGGAAGGCCAGATGATGGACGCGATCCTTAAGGGTGGCGACGCCGCCACGGTGGCGACCGACTGGCTTAAGAAGAACCCGGACGCGGTCAAGCCATGGCTCGCCGGCGTGACCACCTTCGACGGTGGCGATGCCGCGGCAGCGGTCAAGACCGCGCTCGGAAGCTGA